In the Caballeronia sp. LZ062 genome, one interval contains:
- a CDS encoding flavodoxin family protein: MPNIVIVYHSGYGHTKKVAEAVLAGATDAGANGKLVAVGEMDDAAWADLEAADAIVFGAPTYMGGPSADFKKFADASSKPWFEQKWKDKIAAGFTNSAHMNGDKFLTISYFVTLAMQHGMIWVGAGIMPSNTKAATRNDLNFVGGFTGLLTQSPADASPEEAPPPGDIETAKTFGARIAEVAARWADRPAAPEAAPATP; the protein is encoded by the coding sequence ATGCCGAACATCGTCATCGTGTATCACAGCGGCTACGGTCATACGAAGAAAGTCGCGGAAGCCGTGCTCGCCGGTGCGACCGACGCAGGCGCGAACGGCAAGCTCGTGGCCGTCGGTGAAATGGACGACGCCGCGTGGGCCGATCTCGAAGCCGCCGACGCAATCGTCTTCGGCGCGCCGACCTACATGGGCGGGCCGTCCGCCGACTTCAAGAAATTCGCCGACGCCAGTTCCAAACCGTGGTTCGAGCAGAAATGGAAGGACAAGATCGCGGCGGGCTTCACGAACTCGGCGCACATGAACGGCGACAAGTTCCTGACCATCTCCTACTTCGTCACGCTCGCCATGCAGCACGGCATGATCTGGGTCGGCGCGGGCATCATGCCGTCGAACACGAAAGCCGCGACGCGCAACGACCTGAACTTCGTCGGCGGGTTCACGGGGCTGCTCACGCAGTCGCCCGCGGATGCGTCGCCGGAAGAAGCGCCGCCGCCCGGCGACATCGAGACCGCGAAGACCTTCGGCGCGCGTATCGCTGAAGTTGCGGCGCGCTGGGCGGATCGTCCGGCGGCACCGGAAGCCGCACCGGCGACGCCCTGA
- a CDS encoding YbhB/YbcL family Raf kinase inhibitor-like protein yields the protein MLCHARVAAAQDTFSVTSPELAPGKVVGRELLFGESDCKGGNRSPQLSWRGAPAQTRSFAVTIFDPEAPGRGWWHWAVAGIPPSVTHLPANASASGALRKIGAVEARNDWDTDGYGGPCPPPGKPHRYVVTVYALNSDDLRLRQGTPALMFDHEIRATAIASAQLTFTVGR from the coding sequence ATGCTCTGCCACGCGCGCGTCGCGGCCGCGCAGGACACGTTCTCCGTGACGAGCCCGGAACTCGCGCCGGGCAAGGTCGTCGGACGCGAGCTGCTTTTCGGCGAGTCGGACTGCAAAGGCGGCAATCGCTCGCCCCAGCTTTCGTGGCGCGGGGCGCCCGCCCAGACGCGCAGCTTCGCGGTGACGATTTTCGATCCCGAGGCGCCGGGGCGCGGCTGGTGGCACTGGGCCGTCGCCGGCATTCCGCCTTCTGTGACGCACTTGCCGGCGAACGCCAGCGCCTCGGGCGCGCTGCGCAAGATCGGCGCGGTCGAGGCCCGCAACGACTGGGACACGGACGGCTACGGCGGCCCTTGCCCGCCGCCCGGCAAGCCGCACCGGTATGTCGTGACCGTCTACGCGCTCAACAGCGACGACCTGCGCCTGCGCCAAGGCACGCCCGCTCTCATGTTCGATCACGAGATCCGCGCGACGGCCATCGCCAGTGCGCAGCTCACGTTCACCGTCGGAAGATAG